Proteins from a genomic interval of Croceicoccus naphthovorans:
- a CDS encoding homoserine dehydrogenase: protein MTEATKTEPLRLALAGLGTVGAGVIRLIETNADLIERRCGRRLQIVAVSARDRGKDRGVDLSRYAWEDDMTALPGRSDVDVVVELVGGSDGPALTLARKAIAGGKAFVTANKAMVAHHGLGLARDAEAAGVPMRFEAAVAGGIPVIKGLREGAAANYIERVYGILNGTCNYILSTMEDTGRDFGDVLAEAQAKGYAEADPTFDIDGIDAAHKLSILASIAFGTELDFAAVSTDGIRRLAAADIAQADSLGYVIRLIGMARVEDTVDGKHRLFQRVHPYLVPKDHPLAHVDGATNAVVAEGNFSGRLLFQGAGAGDGPTASAVVADIIDIARFWESENEIDPPFSIPVSELDPTVPAEAGSRSGKAYLRFMVADRTGVLAELTAAMRDAGVSIESIIQMGEDKGGSVMVAMVTHEGQESGVQRALELLAGSDSLTEEPLVMHILKQ, encoded by the coding sequence GTGACCGAAGCGACCAAGACCGAACCCCTGCGCCTGGCCCTTGCGGGCCTTGGAACCGTTGGCGCGGGCGTGATCCGCTTGATCGAGACCAACGCCGACCTGATCGAACGCCGCTGCGGTCGCCGGTTGCAGATCGTAGCCGTCAGCGCGCGCGATCGCGGCAAGGATCGCGGCGTCGACCTGTCGCGCTATGCGTGGGAAGACGACATGACCGCGCTGCCCGGGCGTAGCGACGTCGATGTCGTGGTCGAACTGGTCGGCGGGTCGGACGGTCCGGCGCTGACCTTGGCGCGCAAGGCGATTGCGGGCGGCAAGGCCTTCGTCACCGCGAACAAGGCAATGGTCGCGCATCACGGCCTCGGCCTGGCGCGCGATGCCGAGGCGGCGGGCGTGCCGATGCGGTTCGAGGCTGCTGTCGCGGGCGGGATCCCGGTCATCAAGGGTCTGCGCGAAGGGGCCGCCGCGAACTATATCGAGCGCGTTTACGGCATCCTCAACGGCACCTGCAATTATATCCTCTCGACGATGGAAGACACCGGCCGCGATTTCGGCGACGTGCTGGCAGAGGCGCAGGCCAAGGGCTATGCCGAGGCCGATCCCACCTTTGACATCGATGGCATCGACGCCGCGCACAAGCTGTCGATCCTTGCCTCCATCGCGTTCGGCACCGAACTCGATTTCGCCGCGGTCAGCACTGACGGCATTCGCCGCCTTGCCGCCGCCGACATCGCACAGGCCGATTCGCTGGGCTATGTCATCCGCCTGATCGGCATGGCCCGGGTAGAAGATACCGTGGACGGCAAGCACCGCCTGTTTCAGCGTGTGCATCCCTATCTCGTACCAAAGGATCACCCGCTGGCCCATGTCGACGGCGCGACCAACGCTGTCGTGGCCGAAGGCAACTTCTCGGGCCGCTTGCTGTTTCAAGGCGCGGGTGCAGGCGACGGCCCGACGGCCAGCGCAGTGGTTGCCGACATCATCGATATCGCGCGGTTTTGGGAGAGCGAGAACGAGATCGATCCGCCGTTCTCAATCCCCGTATCCGAACTCGACCCGACCGTTCCGGCAGAGGCGGGCAGCCGTTCGGGCAAAGCCTACCTGCGCTTTATGGTAGCCGACCGCACCGGCGTTCTGGCCGAACTGACCGCGGCAATGCGCGATGCGGGCGTTTCGATTGAAAGCATCATCCAGATGGGTGAGGACAAGGGAGGGTCGGTCATGGTCGCCATGGTCACGCACGAAGGACAGGAAAGCGGCGTGCAACGCGCGCTGGAACTGCTGGCCGGGTCCGACAGCCTGACCGAAGAGCCGCTGGTGATGCACATCCTGAAACAATAA
- a CDS encoding energy transducer TonB yields MAYADQQMSGSKVTALIIVALIHVAALYALVTGLAYEAVQKVKETVTAVNISEPPPPPPPPPPPPPDDVPVQPPPPVAPPPMVQITRPAPPIQTIPNIPPPAPVVTRVPPPAPPPPPVVSKARGVSPDNQRRWAGRIQENYPSRALRNEEEGRVGVNVTVGPDGRVSACSVTSSSGSSSLDEGACDGMRRYARFNPALNDAGNPISSSYSTTIVYQLN; encoded by the coding sequence ATGGCCTACGCTGACCAACAGATGAGCGGGAGCAAGGTTACCGCGCTTATCATCGTCGCGCTGATTCACGTCGCGGCTCTCTATGCTCTCGTCACCGGGCTGGCCTATGAGGCTGTCCAGAAGGTGAAAGAGACGGTGACCGCGGTGAACATCTCGGAACCCCCGCCGCCACCGCCACCCCCGCCGCCGCCGCCGCCGGATGATGTTCCGGTGCAGCCGCCGCCACCCGTGGCACCCCCTCCGATGGTCCAGATCACGCGCCCCGCGCCGCCGATCCAGACGATCCCCAACATCCCGCCGCCGGCCCCGGTCGTTACGCGGGTTCCGCCGCCGGCTCCGCCGCCACCGCCCGTGGTGTCGAAGGCCCGTGGCGTCAGCCCGGACAACCAGCGCCGCTGGGCAGGCCGGATTCAGGAAAACTATCCGAGCCGCGCCCTGCGCAACGAGGAAGAGGGCCGTGTCGGCGTCAACGTCACCGTCGGTCCCGACGGTCGCGTCTCGGCCTGCTCGGTGACGAGCTCGAGCGGATCGTCTTCGCTGGACGAAGGTGCCTGTGACGGTATGCGCCGTTACGCGCGCTTCAATCCTGCTTTGAACGACGCCGGTAACCCGATTTCGTCGAGCTACTCGACGACCATCGTTTACCAGCTGAACTGA
- a CDS encoding MotA/TolQ/ExbB proton channel family protein — protein MLIEILAAAADAAPQNKFGFAEALEQGGFIAYATVVILGIMSFGSFYILFVKWFEQNKILRQGREVRTSFWRANSLREGAGKLEKNSAYRQIVDDGIAAEEQHSKMTDSLEAHDWLHGSLERSEATINARLAGGLPFLATVGATAPFIGLFGTVVGIYRALIAIGIAGSASIDKVAGPVGEALIMTALGLLVAVPAVLAYNYLQARNKRIAEQLHGFSTDVLANINSKGGVKPAVVAPAAAKKPAPATTAAGAQVKK, from the coding sequence ATGCTCATCGAAATCCTGGCCGCGGCGGCCGACGCCGCCCCGCAGAACAAGTTCGGCTTCGCCGAAGCGCTGGAGCAAGGCGGTTTCATCGCCTATGCCACTGTCGTGATCCTCGGCATCATGTCGTTCGGTTCGTTCTACATCCTCTTCGTAAAGTGGTTCGAACAGAACAAGATCCTGCGTCAGGGTCGTGAAGTGCGCACCTCGTTCTGGCGCGCCAACTCGCTGCGCGAAGGCGCTGGCAAGCTCGAGAAGAACTCGGCCTATCGCCAGATCGTCGACGACGGCATCGCCGCTGAAGAACAGCACTCGAAGATGACCGACAGCCTCGAGGCACATGACTGGTTGCATGGTTCGCTCGAACGTTCGGAAGCGACAATTAACGCCCGCCTCGCCGGCGGTCTGCCGTTCCTCGCCACCGTGGGTGCGACCGCGCCGTTCATCGGCCTGTTCGGTACCGTTGTCGGTATCTACCGCGCCCTGATCGCCATCGGCATCGCCGGTTCGGCCTCGATCGACAAGGTTGCCGGCCCCGTCGGTGAAGCTCTGATCATGACCGCGCTCGGCCTGCTGGTCGCGGTTCCGGCCGTGCTTGCCTACAACTACCTGCAGGCGCGCAACAAGCGCATTGCAGAGCAGCTGCATGGCTTCTCGACCGATGTTCTGGCGAACATCAACTCGAAGGGTGGCGTGAAGCCCGCGGTCGTCGCTCCGGCGGCTGCCAAGAAGCCCGCTCCGGCGACCACCGCCGCGGGTGCCCAGGTCAAGAAGTAA
- a CDS encoding ExbD/TolR family protein, with protein sequence MAISAGSGGGETPMSDINTTPLVDVMLVLLIIFLIAIPVAIQSIEQLKMPVIVSEESKDKVENLLVSITSTDANGVSPGEPGYSGASRNGECRVYLGATPVDSELLNKRAFDRLDAIVQREGMDALVDDPDKIPQVHIRGDVNAPWKCVAGTIYQIQMAGFPTVGFISTPVDPNA encoded by the coding sequence ATGGCGATATCTGCGGGATCCGGTGGCGGCGAAACGCCGATGTCGGACATCAATACGACCCCGCTCGTCGACGTGATGCTGGTTCTGCTGATCATCTTTCTGATCGCGATTCCAGTCGCAATCCAGTCGATCGAGCAGTTGAAGATGCCGGTCATCGTGTCGGAAGAATCGAAGGACAAGGTCGAGAACCTGCTGGTTTCGATCACGTCGACCGATGCGAACGGCGTCAGCCCCGGCGAACCGGGATATTCGGGCGCATCGCGCAATGGCGAGTGCCGGGTCTACCTCGGCGCGACCCCGGTCGATTCCGAGCTGCTGAACAAGCGTGCCTTCGACCGTCTGGACGCGATTGTCCAACGTGAAGGCATGGATGCACTGGTCGACGATCCGGACAAGATCCCGCAGGTGCACATCCGCGGCGACGTGAACGCCCCGTGGAAGTGCGTGGCGGGTACGATCTACCAGATCCAGATGGCCGGCTTCCCGACCGTCGGCTTCATTTCGACCCCGGTCGATCCGAACGCCTGA
- a CDS encoding ExbD/TolR family protein, whose translation MAMSGGKDDGSPMMEMNTTPLIDVMLVLLIMFIITIPVATHAVNIDLPQSTPPTDQVVVNPIKNKVVLTQTDEILWNGTPLSQGQLLNVIQQSLALPVEPELQFQPEEFASYELSAQVLKIINGSGATKFGFVGNEQFREFGAGPAGVNPTTHTE comes from the coding sequence ATGGCAATGTCAGGCGGCAAGGATGATGGCTCGCCGATGATGGAAATGAACACGACGCCGTTGATCGACGTCATGCTCGTTCTCCTCATCATGTTCATCATCACCATCCCCGTGGCGACCCACGCCGTGAACATCGATCTGCCTCAGTCGACCCCCCCGACGGACCAGGTCGTGGTCAACCCGATCAAGAACAAGGTCGTGTTGACGCAGACGGACGAGATCCTGTGGAACGGCACACCGCTGTCGCAGGGTCAGCTGCTGAACGTGATCCAGCAGTCGCTCGCCCTGCCGGTCGAACCGGAACTGCAGTTCCAGCCCGAAGAGTTCGCCAGCTATGAGCTGTCGGCACAGGTGCTGAAGATCATCAACGGTTCGGGTGCGACGAAGTTCGGCTTCGTCGGTAACGAACAGTTCCGCGAATTCGGTGCCGGTCCGGCGGGTGTGAACCCGACGACGCACACCGAGTAA
- a CDS encoding ExbD/TolR family protein, which produces MAMTATASHDDPMMEMNTTPLIDVMLVLLIMFVITIPIATHTTPVELPTHTDDLPGPLSPVVNKIVLTNDDAILWNGTAVTQADLPVLLAKTRTLPIEPELQFEPEERAGYAISANIVATIKQSGVSRFGFVGNDRFRDFGSGPSGVNPTLPSS; this is translated from the coding sequence ATGGCCATGACCGCAACCGCTTCCCACGATGATCCGATGATGGAGATGAACACGACGCCGCTGATCGACGTCATGCTGGTTCTTCTCATCATGTTCGTGATCACCATCCCGATCGCCACGCATACAACGCCGGTGGAATTGCCAACCCACACCGACGATCTCCCTGGTCCGCTCAGCCCAGTGGTGAACAAGATCGTTCTTACCAACGATGATGCAATCCTGTGGAACGGCACGGCGGTAACGCAGGCCGATCTGCCCGTGCTTCTGGCCAAGACCCGCACATTGCCGATAGAACCGGAATTGCAGTTCGAGCCTGAGGAACGCGCCGGCTATGCGATCTCGGCCAATATCGTTGCCACGATCAAGCAGTCCGGCGTGAGCCGTTTCGGGTTCGTCGGCAACGACCGGTTCCGCGACTTCGGCTCTGGTCCGTCGGGCGTGAACCCCACGCTGCCGTCCAGCTAA